In Nodularia sp. LEGE 06071, one DNA window encodes the following:
- a CDS encoding Uma2 family endonuclease: MKCPRQNNQCRKCDRLSDEDGPLQGSPDWLIEIRSPDQSTIELQNKILHCLSNGTQLAWFIDIQRKQIWVWENQELPLVYSETDTLPTLGNISELTVETAIAMTQQR, translated from the coding sequence TTGAAATGTCCGAGACAAAATAATCAGTGCAGGAAGTGCGATCGCCTTTCGGATGAAGATGGGCCACTACAAGGTTCACCAGACTGGTTAATTGAAATTCGCTCCCCCGACCAAAGCACCATAGAACTACAAAACAAAATCCTGCACTGCTTAAGTAACGGGACACAGCTTGCTTGGTTCATTGATATTCAGCGAAAGCAAATCTGGGTTTGGGAAAATCAAGAGTTACCATTAGTTTATTCTGAAACTGACACACTCCCCACCCTGGGCAACATCTCAGAATTGACTGTGGAAACTGCGATCGCAATGACTCAGCAACGATAA
- a CDS encoding phage baseplate protein: MRSLSAQNMLQIWETGQNQHPIDRAMTMLSFAYPEKSVDELASLSIGQRDTSLLTLREITLGDKMESYAECPQCAERLEFTVNVADIRLTEPIPAINQEYLLTSGNLQLRFRLPNSKDLAAVVGYQDVNKARYLIGQRCVLEVNRDGVALDDKELSPDLMTLLAQQMAECDPQAEILLNLTCPACNHHWQILFDIVAFFWSEISVQAKRLLREVHTLARFYGWREADILAMSAVRRQFYLDLAG, encoded by the coding sequence ATGCGTTCGTTGTCCGCCCAAAATATGCTCCAAATTTGGGAAACTGGTCAGAATCAGCATCCTATAGATAGAGCCATGACCATGCTGAGTTTTGCTTACCCAGAAAAATCGGTAGATGAGTTAGCATCACTAAGTATTGGACAACGAGACACATCTTTATTAACACTCAGAGAAATCACCCTTGGTGACAAAATGGAAAGTTATGCTGAGTGTCCTCAATGTGCTGAACGCTTGGAATTTACAGTTAATGTCGCAGATATTCGCCTGACTGAACCAATACCAGCAATCAACCAGGAATATCTGCTCACCTCTGGGAATTTACAACTGCGGTTTCGTCTACCTAACAGTAAGGATTTAGCTGCTGTGGTGGGCTATCAAGATGTGAACAAAGCCCGCTATTTAATTGGACAGCGTTGTGTATTAGAAGTTAATCGTGATGGAGTTGCTCTTGATGACAAAGAATTATCTCCTGATTTGATGACTTTGTTAGCACAGCAGATGGCTGAATGTGACCCCCAAGCAGAAATATTATTAAATCTCACCTGTCCGGCTTGCAATCATCACTGGCAAATTTTATTTGATATAGTCGCATTTTTTTGGAGTGAAATTAGCGTTCAAGCCAAGCGCTTGCTGCGTGAAGTTCATACACTGGCACGATTTTATGGTTGGAGGGAAGCCGATATCCTCGCTATGAGCGCAGTTAGAAGACAGTTTTATTTAGATTTAGCTGGTTGA
- a CDS encoding endonuclease domain-containing protein, with protein sequence MYSRNLKNRIRGTIPEIEENARKLRQNLTQAEARLWSALRNKQLNGLRFRCQHPVGNFILDFYCPACKLVVEVDGEIHASRAEYDQSRTAKLGEYGYQVLRFSNEEVMHDLPKVLDKIRCFVLSSTT encoded by the coding sequence ATGTACTCTAGAAACCTTAAAAATAGAATTCGGGGAACAATACCGGAAATAGAAGAAAATGCTAGAAAATTAAGACAAAATTTGACCCAGGCTGAAGCGCGTTTATGGTCAGCACTACGAAACAAGCAACTGAATGGGTTACGTTTTCGTTGTCAGCATCCTGTAGGCAATTTTATTTTAGATTTTTATTGTCCTGCTTGTAAATTAGTTGTGGAAGTTGATGGAGAAATTCACGCCAGTCGGGCAGAATATGATCAGTCAAGGACGGCGAAATTAGGGGAATATGGGTATCAAGTTCTCAGATTCAGCAATGAAGAGGTGATGCATGATTTGCCGAAAGTTTTGGATAAAATTAGATGTTTTGTTCTTTCGTCCACAACTTGA
- a CDS encoding phage tail sheath family protein, translating to MPVNPTYPGVYIEEISSGVRTITGVSTSITAFVGYTPRGTLNKAVRIFNFGDFERAFGGLHPDSEISYSIQQFFLNGGSDAYVVRVAQGASQASQILKYGTGEDDNALTVKAANGGKWGEDLFVKVEHVPDSPTTFNLTVTRQVQQGNSADRVPVEIEKFLNLSMDSKSAKYAPDVVNSDSQLIRLEIPIESSDNEIRPLETSTQLTNGADGTKPSANDILGESDAKTGIYALRDVDLFNLLVIPETTTLSETAGKDVIQKAVQFCAEQRAFYIIDPPPSKGFTEIGDWAVGASKDKNAAIFFPRILAADPKKDFRLRDFPASGAIAGIFSRTDSERGVWKAPAGIEAVIRGAQGLSYTLTDPENGVLNPLGINCLRTFPTYGTIVWGARTRQGADQDASEWKYIPVRRLALFLEESLYRGTQWVVFEPNDEPLWAQIRLNLGAFMNNLFRQGAFQGKSPKEAYFVKCDSETTTQNDINLGIVNIVVGYAPLKPAEFVILKFQQMAGQIAV from the coding sequence ATGCCTGTCAATCCCACCTATCCAGGTGTTTACATTGAGGAAATTTCCAGTGGAGTCCGCACCATTACAGGGGTTTCTACCTCAATTACAGCATTTGTTGGCTACACACCCAGAGGCACATTAAATAAAGCTGTCCGCATCTTCAATTTTGGCGATTTTGAACGTGCATTTGGTGGATTACACCCAGATAGCGAAATCAGCTATTCTATACAGCAATTCTTTTTGAATGGTGGTAGTGATGCTTATGTCGTGCGTGTCGCCCAAGGTGCTAGTCAAGCCAGTCAAATACTCAAGTATGGAACTGGTGAAGATGACAATGCGTTGACAGTGAAAGCTGCTAACGGCGGGAAGTGGGGTGAAGACTTATTTGTGAAAGTAGAACACGTTCCTGATTCTCCAACTACCTTTAACCTCACAGTCACCCGTCAGGTACAACAAGGGAACAGTGCTGATCGTGTTCCTGTAGAAATTGAAAAATTTCTCAACCTGAGTATGGATAGCAAATCTGCTAAATACGCACCAGATGTGGTAAATAGTGATTCTCAGCTGATTCGTCTAGAAATTCCCATAGAAAGCAGTGATAACGAGATTCGGCCATTAGAGACATCGACACAATTGACAAATGGTGCAGATGGTACTAAACCTAGCGCCAATGATATCTTAGGTGAATCTGATGCCAAAACCGGGATATATGCGTTGCGTGATGTGGATTTGTTTAATCTGTTAGTGATTCCAGAAACCACTACACTATCTGAAACTGCTGGTAAAGATGTGATTCAGAAAGCAGTCCAATTTTGTGCAGAACAACGGGCATTTTATATTATTGACCCCCCACCCTCAAAAGGTTTTACTGAGATTGGTGATTGGGCTGTAGGCGCTAGTAAAGATAAAAATGCGGCTATCTTCTTTCCGCGAATTTTGGCAGCTGATCCCAAGAAAGATTTCCGTCTACGGGACTTTCCCGCTTCAGGGGCGATCGCAGGCATATTTTCTCGCACAGATAGCGAGCGCGGTGTATGGAAAGCACCAGCAGGTATTGAAGCTGTCATCCGTGGCGCTCAAGGCCTCAGCTACACTTTAACAGATCCCGAAAATGGGGTTCTGAATCCTTTGGGGATTAATTGCTTACGCACATTTCCCACATACGGAACCATAGTTTGGGGAGCGCGGACTCGTCAAGGCGCTGATCAAGATGCTTCAGAATGGAAATATATTCCCGTCAGACGGTTGGCTTTGTTCTTAGAAGAAAGTCTTTATCGTGGGACTCAATGGGTGGTATTTGAACCCAACGACGAACCACTATGGGCGCAGATTCGCTTGAATCTAGGCGCGTTTATGAATAATTTATTTCGCCAAGGAGCTTTTCAGGGTAAGTCCCCCAAAGAAGCATATTTTGTGAAATGTGACAGTGAAACAACCACGCAAAATGATATCAATCTGGGCATTGTTAATATCGTCGTCGGTTATGCACCCTTGAAACCAGCAGAATTTGTTATTCTCAAATTTCAGCAGATGGCTGGGCAAATTGCTGTTTAA
- a CDS encoding ATP-binding protein, with translation MTEYSSWQERNGAYLAVSLTWLRSRLKSQSTTQEDIDKAAKIMAELAEIAPPPALIILSHIFGLSAFERSLLLLCAGMEFATDIAQLCAEAQDNPQRPYPTFALALSCLDHVAWDVVLPNRPLRYWQLLEIHQSNIQPLTTSPLRADERIVNYIKGVNYLDDRLSKIVLPLNPWSGQDEILPLPPSQQRIADAIALQINQSIQQQHFPIFQLSGIDTQSKQTVTWQVCQELELQLYRLPVELLPTQSTELANFARLWQRESRLLPLALYIDVQGIDEKTGSTALRQFLTHNEGIIFLDIRDTGFSLELPTVTFDIAKPTPTEQQQAWELTLEPQADGYATQLANQFHLNFVEIAKIAKSASHSHHQLWNDCLASTRPRLDTLAQRLEIKATWSDIVLPDEELDLLHQIADQVRQRSIVYDQWGFRERMNRGMGISVMFAGESGTGKTMAAEVIANDLQLNLYRIDLSAVVSKYIGETEKNLRRLFDAAEDGGAILFFDEADALFGKRSEVKDSHDRYANIEINYLLQRLEAYRGLAILATNIKSALDAAFMRRLRFIVNFVFPGVNERKAMWEKVFPPETPTEELDFKKLAKFNLTGGNIHNIAVNAAFLAAQAGTPVTMKIVLSAARTEFRKLERPINEADFS, from the coding sequence ATGACAGAGTATAGTTCCTGGCAAGAAAGAAATGGGGCATACTTGGCTGTGTCTTTAACTTGGTTGCGATCGCGGCTGAAGTCACAATCAACAACTCAGGAAGACATTGACAAAGCAGCGAAAATCATGGCGGAATTAGCAGAGATAGCACCGCCCCCAGCCTTAATTATACTCAGTCATATATTTGGATTATCAGCTTTTGAGCGATCGCTACTTTTACTCTGTGCAGGAATGGAATTTGCCACAGACATTGCTCAATTATGTGCTGAAGCTCAAGATAATCCTCAGCGTCCCTATCCTACCTTTGCCCTGGCTCTCAGTTGCCTTGATCATGTAGCTTGGGATGTAGTCTTACCAAATCGGCCGCTGCGTTATTGGCAATTGTTAGAAATTCATCAGTCGAATATTCAACCCCTAACTACCAGTCCCCTCAGAGCAGATGAGCGCATTGTTAACTATATCAAAGGAGTTAATTATCTTGACGATCGCCTATCTAAAATCGTTTTACCCCTGAATCCTTGGTCAGGACAGGATGAGATTTTGCCGTTACCCCCATCTCAACAAAGAATAGCAGATGCGATCGCTCTCCAAATCAACCAAAGCATACAACAGCAACACTTCCCCATCTTCCAGTTATCAGGTATTGATACCCAGAGCAAACAAACTGTAACTTGGCAAGTTTGTCAAGAATTAGAACTGCAACTATATCGTCTCCCTGTGGAACTACTGCCCACCCAAAGCACTGAATTAGCAAATTTTGCGCGGTTGTGGCAGCGAGAAAGCAGATTATTACCACTGGCTTTGTATATCGATGTGCAAGGGATAGATGAGAAAACGGGAAGTACCGCACTACGGCAATTTTTAACTCACAACGAAGGCATCATTTTTTTAGATATCCGCGATACGGGATTTTCTCTAGAACTTCCCACAGTCACATTTGACATCGCCAAACCTACCCCAACAGAACAGCAACAAGCGTGGGAATTAACATTAGAACCCCAAGCCGATGGATATGCAACCCAATTAGCCAATCAATTTCACCTGAATTTCGTAGAAATCGCCAAAATTGCCAAATCTGCCTCACATTCCCACCATCAACTGTGGAATGATTGCCTAGCCAGCACTCGCCCCCGGTTAGATACCCTTGCCCAACGCCTAGAAATCAAAGCCACTTGGTCAGATATTGTCCTCCCTGATGAAGAATTAGATTTACTGCACCAAATAGCCGACCAAGTGCGACAAAGAAGTATAGTTTATGACCAATGGGGATTTCGGGAACGAATGAACCGGGGAATGGGAATCAGTGTGATGTTTGCTGGGGAAAGTGGCACAGGAAAGACAATGGCCGCCGAAGTCATAGCCAATGACTTGCAGTTGAACCTTTACCGTATAGACCTTTCCGCAGTAGTCAGTAAGTATATTGGGGAAACTGAGAAAAACCTCCGCAGGTTATTTGATGCAGCCGAAGACGGGGGAGCAATTCTGTTTTTTGATGAAGCTGATGCATTGTTTGGTAAACGCAGCGAAGTTAAAGATAGTCATGACAGATATGCGAATATAGAAATTAACTACTTATTACAAAGATTAGAAGCTTATCGCGGTTTAGCTATTTTAGCCACCAATATCAAGAGTGCTTTGGATGCAGCCTTTATGCGGCGATTACGGTTTATTGTGAATTTCGTCTTTCCAGGAGTGAATGAACGAAAAGCCATGTGGGAGAAGGTTTTTCCCCCAGAGACACCAACAGAAGAATTGGATTTTAAGAAGTTAGCTAAATTCAATTTAACGGGGGGAAATATCCACAACATCGCTGTGAATGCGGCTTTTTTAGCAGCCCAAGCCGGAACACCTGTGACAATGAAAATAGTATTGTCAGCTGCCAGGACAGAGTTTCGCAAATTAGAACGACCGATTAATGAAGCGGATTTTTCTTAA
- a CDS encoding VWA domain-containing protein: protein MTEIMGRQYTLIIDKSGSMESPSELPGKTRWEVMQENTLALACKCEQLDPDGINVYVFSGRHKLYSGVTASKVKQIFQENNPAGSTNLGGVLQAAFDDFFNRRGQGLTPNGETIIVVTDGEPDDRKPVYEQIILASRKIDHDEELAVLFFQIGDDASATKFLRTIDDELTNAGAKFDIADVTTADEIEDIGFAAALEKAITD, encoded by the coding sequence ATGACAGAAATTATGGGCAGACAATACACTCTAATCATAGACAAGTCCGGCAGCATGGAAAGCCCTAGCGAACTTCCAGGCAAAACAAGATGGGAAGTGATGCAAGAGAACACCTTAGCATTAGCTTGCAAGTGTGAGCAGCTAGACCCAGATGGTATCAACGTTTACGTATTCTCTGGCAGACACAAACTTTACTCCGGCGTGACTGCTAGTAAAGTTAAGCAGATATTCCAAGAAAACAACCCGGCTGGAAGCACCAACTTAGGAGGCGTACTTCAAGCCGCTTTTGATGACTTTTTCAACCGACGAGGACAAGGTTTAACGCCAAATGGTGAGACAATTATTGTTGTCACCGATGGTGAGCCAGATGATCGTAAGCCTGTGTACGAGCAGATTATCCTCGCCAGCCGCAAAATAGATCATGACGAAGAATTAGCGGTGCTATTCTTTCAAATTGGTGATGATGCAAGTGCAACGAAGTTTCTACGCACAATAGATGACGAGTTGACCAACGCCGGCGCAAAGTTCGATATTGCTGACGTTACAACTGCTGATGAAATAGAAGACATCGGATTTGCCGCAGCTTTAGAAAAAGCTATCACTGACTAA
- a CDS encoding phage tail protein, with product MAQFSVNAQRFDPYKNFKFRVKWDGRYVAGISKVGALKRTTEVVTHREGGDPSSPRVSPGQTKYEAITLERGVTHDKDFEQWANKVWNYGSGLGSEVSLKDFRKDIIIEVMNETGQVAIAYKVFRCWVSEFQSLPELDASANAIAIQTIQLQNEGWERDYDVSEPTEPSFLEPA from the coding sequence ATGGCTCAGTTTAGTGTAAATGCCCAGCGTTTCGACCCTTATAAAAATTTTAAATTTCGTGTCAAGTGGGATGGTAGGTATGTAGCTGGAATTAGCAAGGTTGGAGCTTTGAAACGCACTACAGAAGTAGTCACCCATCGCGAAGGCGGCGACCCCAGTAGCCCTCGTGTGTCACCAGGACAAACCAAATACGAAGCGATTACTTTAGAAAGGGGTGTTACCCACGATAAAGATTTTGAACAGTGGGCGAATAAAGTTTGGAATTATGGTTCTGGCTTGGGTTCTGAAGTTTCCCTGAAAGATTTTCGTAAGGACATCATTATAGAGGTGATGAATGAAACTGGACAAGTGGCGATCGCCTATAAAGTCTTTCGTTGCTGGGTATCAGAATTTCAATCCTTACCTGAACTTGATGCAAGTGCGAATGCTATAGCCATCCAAACCATTCAACTCCAAAACGAAGGCTGGGAACGTGACTATGATGTTTCCGAACCCACAGAGCCAAGTTTCTTAGAACCTGCTTAA
- a CDS encoding element excision factor XisI family protein produces MDTIETYRNIIQSLLTAYAAIPIANGLIDCYTVFDTKQDHYQVMNVGWDGHRRVYGCVLHLDIQEGKIWIQQNMTEMRVAQELVDRGVAKEDIVLGFQAPEMREYTGYAVV; encoded by the coding sequence ATAGATACCATAGAGACTTATCGCAATATAATTCAGTCGTTGTTGACTGCTTATGCTGCCATCCCAATTGCCAATGGATTGATTGATTGCTACACGGTTTTTGATACCAAACAAGACCATTACCAAGTCATGAATGTGGGATGGGATGGCCATCGGCGGGTTTATGGTTGTGTTTTACATTTAGATATTCAGGAGGGAAAGATTTGGATACAGCAAAATATGACGGAAATGAGAGTGGCTCAGGAACTTGTGGATCGAGGGGTTGCGAAGGAAGATATTGTGCTGGGGTTTCAAGCTCCTGAAATGCGCGAATATACAGGCTATGCAGTTGTTTAA
- a CDS encoding DUF4157 domain-containing protein, with translation MNRQQVTQNQTPSKSDTPLVSGILQRAAVHSPDAESSHYSESSFHKDFSRVPVTGTEAVMQAKSSGTGEERSNKTGLPDSLKAGIENLSGMAMDDVRVHYNSSKPPQLQALAYTQGTDIHVAPGQEKHLPHEAWHVVQQKQGRVKPTIQAKGMAINDNQGLEREADVMGAKALQSDVSTTQLRKSAPSASTLQLKETSFPENTEEELKEMGVLQRKAQSSTIQFRGGAVVGTLKIKSSDVGSSLISGHAWLSYTPVGGSEETHGTWGNQDPIGYYSDKEVGRAAAAERATNLDATDLGNLNGYIVGNNRWSYINNCASFAARGWKTVTNESLAYKSLGIPNPSALGVGIVAANGGTAGVLPADRGSSVNTISSTSSSSIGISSNTVNSAIGSGSIGGSFSTSSGRPSI, from the coding sequence ATGAATCGCCAACAAGTTACACAGAATCAAACACCCTCTAAGAGTGATACACCTTTAGTCAGTGGGATTTTACAACGTGCTGCTGTGCATTCTCCAGACGCAGAATCATCCCACTATAGCGAGTCAAGTTTCCATAAAGACTTTAGCCGAGTCCCAGTTACGGGTACAGAAGCAGTAATGCAGGCAAAATCATCGGGAACTGGGGAAGAGAGATCAAATAAAACCGGACTACCTGATTCCCTGAAAGCCGGGATAGAAAACCTCTCTGGTATGGCTATGGATGATGTGAGAGTACATTACAATTCCTCTAAACCTCCCCAGTTACAAGCGTTGGCATATACCCAAGGGACAGATATTCATGTTGCGCCAGGACAAGAAAAGCATTTACCCCATGAAGCTTGGCACGTTGTCCAGCAGAAGCAGGGACGGGTAAAGCCGACGATACAGGCTAAGGGTATGGCGATTAATGATAATCAGGGGTTGGAGAGAGAAGCTGATGTGATGGGGGCTAAGGCATTACAATCAGATGTTTCCACCACTCAATTACGAAAATCGGCCCCTTCTGCATCTACGCTACAGCTCAAAGAAACCAGCTTTCCAGAGAATACAGAAGAAGAATTAAAGGAAATGGGCGTGTTGCAGCGAAAAGCTCAATCCAGTACAATTCAGTTCAGAGGCGGAGCAGTTGTTGGAACATTAAAAATTAAATCTTCTGATGTTGGCTCTTCTTTAATTTCCGGACACGCCTGGTTGTCCTACACTCCTGTTGGAGGTAGTGAAGAAACTCATGGTACTTGGGGGAATCAAGATCCAATCGGCTATTATTCAGATAAAGAAGTAGGAAGAGCAGCTGCGGCAGAAAGAGCGACTAATTTAGATGCTACCGATTTGGGCAATCTAAACGGTTATATTGTGGGTAATAACAGATGGTCATACATAAATAATTGTGCCTCCTTTGCAGCGCGAGGATGGAAGACAGTAACTAACGAAAGCCTCGCATATAAATCATTAGGTATTCCTAATCCCAGTGCATTGGGTGTAGGTATAGTAGCGGCAAACGGAGGCACAGCAGGTGTGCTGCCGGCGGATAGGGGAAGCAGTGTAAACACTATTAGTAGTACATCGAGCAGCAGTATAGGTATCTCCAGTAACACAGTAAACAGCGCGATTGGTAGCGGTAGCATAGGTGGCAGCTTTAGCACAAGTTCGGGAAGACCAAGTATATAG
- a CDS encoding DUF4255 domain-containing protein, whose product MSNSLAIAAVTTTIRNLLARSITEELGSGIVTTRPPDKARNDADNTNQINIFLYQTLPNPAWRNMDLPSRVRPGETGHFPLALNLYYLITAYAQDNEDIISHRLLGEVMRILHDYAVLNPADIRNALPESDLHNQIERVKITPQNLNLEEISKLWISFQTQYRITVAYEVSVVLIDSSLPVRTPLPVLTRGSDDQGILAQASLLPPFPTLQAVQPPHQQPSVRLGESLILKGYHLQSEGNIIVRFVHSRLPISRDLIPQPGANNTEISVEIPGENQDWLAGFYTVMVLLQQDGQQRVTNTLSFSLAPKIPQFEINNSILTLTCQPQVWPEQRIVLLIGDRELLPQNITQKTDTLTFNISNIPPGEYFLRLRVDGVDSLLINRAVQPPVFDLSQRVQVL is encoded by the coding sequence ATGAGCAACTCTTTAGCGATCGCAGCTGTCACTACTACTATACGCAATTTACTGGCACGCAGCATTACAGAAGAACTTGGAAGCGGTATTGTTACCACTCGTCCCCCTGATAAAGCCCGTAATGACGCAGATAACACCAATCAAATTAATATTTTTTTGTATCAAACTTTGCCGAATCCAGCTTGGCGAAATATGGATTTACCCAGCCGAGTTAGACCAGGCGAAACGGGACATTTTCCCTTAGCATTGAATTTGTATTACCTCATTACGGCTTACGCTCAGGATAACGAAGATATAATTAGTCACCGCCTTTTAGGTGAAGTCATGCGTATTCTCCACGATTACGCCGTTCTCAACCCGGCTGATATTCGCAACGCTTTACCAGAAAGCGATTTGCACAATCAAATAGAACGGGTGAAAATTACACCCCAAAATCTCAATTTAGAAGAAATTTCCAAACTTTGGATCAGTTTTCAAACTCAATATCGCATTACTGTGGCTTATGAAGTTTCGGTAGTTTTAATTGATAGTAGTCTTCCTGTGAGGACTCCTTTACCTGTGTTAACACGGGGATCTGATGATCAAGGGATTTTGGCACAAGCTAGTTTGTTACCACCTTTTCCTACCCTGCAAGCAGTGCAACCACCCCATCAACAGCCTAGTGTGCGATTAGGCGAAAGCTTGATTTTAAAGGGTTATCATCTCCAAAGTGAAGGTAATATTATTGTCCGATTTGTGCATTCGCGTTTACCAATATCGCGTGATTTGATTCCACAACCAGGAGCTAATAATACAGAAATAAGCGTAGAAATACCTGGAGAAAATCAAGATTGGCTCGCCGGGTTTTACACTGTGATGGTTCTGCTGCAACAAGACGGACAACAGCGAGTCACAAATACACTGTCGTTTTCTTTAGCCCCGAAAATCCCACAATTTGAGATTAACAACAGCATATTAACTCTGACTTGTCAACCCCAAGTTTGGCCAGAACAACGGATAGTTTTGCTGATCGGCGATCGCGAACTTCTGCCCCAAAATATTACCCAAAAAACTGATACTTTAACCTTCAATATCAGCAATATTCCCCCTGGTGAATACTTTCTCCGGTTACGAGTCGATGGGGTGGATAGTTTATTGATTAATCGAGCCGTGCAACCGCCAGTATTTGATCTCAGTCAACGGGTGCAAGTATTATGA
- a CDS encoding PsbP-related protein: MKSHKLYWILFFLILILPTPVLQILKNSVAIAPKTNTNTATNFKTYVEKNTYSISYPSTWIADRSSRELVIFYNQKLTGNSEELPLNLVKTDIKVENINFDEKINNYKSASGVGLGDEMPVKEEKLNIGGTEAYRVWWGIDQKIGSVLTLFKYKNQVVSVHTFINPNNTQALPIIYQTHNSLKVSQDYPR; this comes from the coding sequence ATGAAATCTCACAAACTTTATTGGATTCTGTTTTTCCTAATTTTAATCCTGCCTACACCAGTTTTACAGATCCTAAAAAATTCTGTTGCTATTGCCCCAAAGACAAATACAAACACAGCAACTAACTTTAAAACTTATGTAGAAAAAAATACCTATTCGATTTCTTACCCATCAACATGGATTGCAGATAGAAGCAGTAGAGAGTTAGTAATTTTTTATAACCAAAAGCTTACAGGTAACAGTGAGGAACTGCCTTTAAATTTGGTTAAAACTGATATCAAAGTCGAAAATATTAATTTTGATGAAAAAATCAATAATTACAAGTCTGCTTCTGGAGTAGGCTTAGGTGATGAAATGCCAGTCAAAGAAGAAAAATTAAATATTGGCGGTACAGAAGCATATCGAGTTTGGTGGGGAATTGATCAAAAAATAGGTTCTGTGCTGACTTTATTCAAATATAAGAATCAAGTCGTATCAGTTCATACTTTCATTAATCCTAATAATACTCAAGCATTGCCAATAATTTATCAAACTCACAACTCTTTGAAGGTGTCACAAGACTATCCGCGTTAA
- the fni gene encoding type 2 isopentenyl-diphosphate Delta-isomerase, with translation MTSTVPSVNAVTEIESRKADHLRVCLEEDVQFQQVTSGFDRYRLTHDCLPEINRSDINLQTTFLGKNLGAPLLISSMTGGTELAQLVNTRLATVAQRYRLAMGVGSQRIVLEQPHLAPTFAVRSFAPDILLLANLGAVQLNYGCGLDDCLRLVNSLEADALILHLNPLQECVQSRGDTNFRGLLAKIAQLCQQLPIPVVVKEVGNGISAPMAQKLIDAGVTAIDVAGAGGTSWAKVESQRAQDHKQRRLGQTFADWGLPTAECLQSIRAIAPTIPLIASGGIINGLDIAKAIALGADVAGLARPFLAAAVNSEAAVDQLVEVLIAELETALFCTGNATLAELRSSGALQRV, from the coding sequence ATGACTAGTACTGTACCATCAGTCAATGCTGTAACTGAAATTGAGAGCCGCAAAGCTGACCACCTACGTGTCTGTTTAGAGGAAGATGTCCAGTTTCAGCAGGTAACTAGCGGATTTGATCGCTATCGCTTGACTCATGATTGTCTTCCGGAAATCAATCGCAGTGATATTAATCTGCAAACCACCTTTCTGGGGAAAAATCTTGGCGCTCCCCTGCTGATTTCTTCGATGACCGGAGGAACCGAATTGGCGCAGTTAGTCAATACTCGTTTAGCAACTGTCGCTCAACGCTACCGATTAGCAATGGGAGTGGGTTCACAAAGAATTGTGCTGGAACAGCCTCATTTAGCTCCTACCTTTGCTGTGCGCTCCTTTGCTCCTGACATTCTCTTGTTAGCAAATTTGGGGGCTGTGCAACTAAATTATGGCTGCGGGCTTGATGATTGCTTGCGCCTGGTAAATTCCTTGGAAGCAGATGCGCTAATTCTGCATCTTAACCCCCTGCAAGAGTGTGTGCAATCACGGGGAGATACAAATTTTCGGGGGCTGTTGGCTAAAATTGCCCAGCTTTGTCAGCAACTACCCATTCCTGTGGTTGTCAAAGAAGTGGGAAATGGCATTTCTGCGCCAATGGCACAAAAGTTAATTGATGCGGGAGTGACAGCCATTGATGTTGCTGGTGCTGGGGGAACTTCTTGGGCCAAAGTGGAAAGCCAACGCGCTCAAGACCATAAGCAGCGCCGTTTGGGTCAAACTTTTGCTGATTGGGGTTTACCAACCGCAGAGTGTCTTCAGTCTATCAGAGCGATCGCACCGACAATTCCTTTGATTGCTTCTGGTGGGATCATCAATGGATTGGATATTGCCAAAGCGATCGCTTTAGGAGCAGATGTAGCCGGTTTAGCCAGACCTTTTTTAGCAGCCGCCGTCAACTCCGAAGCCGCCGTGGATCAGTTGGTCGAAGTTCTGATTGCTGAACTCGAAACAGCTTTATTTTGTACTGGTAATGCCACCTTAGCAGAACTCAGAAGTTCTGGGGCATTGCAACGTGTCTAA